A genomic window from endosymbiont of Galathealinum brachiosum includes:
- the hrpB gene encoding ATP-dependent helicase HrpB — protein sequence MQSLPINDVLDDIKNTLNTHNRVVLQAPPGAGKTTVVPVALLDQAWLENKQIIVLEPRRLAARNAAARMAFLLNESVGQTVGYQIRQDNCFSERTKILVVTEGILTRKLQADPEQENTALIIFDEFHERSLHADLSLALSLQSQQILNEDLKILIMSATLNTTAISILLDNAPIIQSEGRSYPVDIKYLDKPLSTAGNAYTRNQKLILQLIKTIKQVIFEQRGSCLVFLPGVKEINQLTRQIKQFIQEEKIDNIIVAPLHGSLSKQQQDQAISVPKNGFRKIVLATNIAETSLTIEGINCVVDSGLQRILEYIPSSAMNGLKTHFISEDSATQRCGRAGRLSEGVCYRIWTLQQQKRLLKHSQAEVLHSDLSSLVLELANWGVKEVGELEWLDVPPVSAIEPAKELLHLLKAIDSQGQITAHGSDMLKLGTHPRLAHMMLSSVDLLQVYHACLIAGLLTEKDLFKTGTDKSIDIHDRINVLKQIKSSSEFHHDVDKQQCKRIIQTADDFFSRLKRITNIQGRGEVDINLSGVLLAYAYPDRIAKQRRPDEAHYLLSNGKGAVIPEYLQHHLYQFLVIPNLDAMSGREKQGEANIYLAAEISEQQLDEYFTDLIEYKDTVQWSDTNQRVETKQSQFLGKLIIQEKQIVSEDKQSILLCLLNAVKVAGLDSLNWSSQASNLKQRIQFIKQFVKNDTDLREQHDINMLPDFSDEKLINELNIWLLPHLTNENSFKQIKKLNLYEILQSQLNWDQQQLVNKLAPEKIKVPSGSNVAIDYSDLNQPVLAVRLQEVFGLYETPLLLQGRCKLMMHLLSPARRPMQVTQDLKSFWQTTYHDVKKELRGKYKRHYWPDDPFTAQATNKTKKNMNK from the coding sequence ATGCAATCTTTACCTATCAATGACGTTTTAGATGATATAAAAAATACCCTGAATACGCATAATCGTGTTGTATTGCAAGCGCCACCCGGAGCAGGTAAAACTACCGTTGTTCCTGTCGCATTACTTGATCAGGCCTGGTTAGAAAATAAACAAATCATAGTATTAGAACCCAGACGACTCGCTGCACGTAATGCTGCTGCGCGTATGGCATTTTTATTAAATGAAAGTGTGGGGCAGACAGTGGGTTATCAGATACGTCAGGATAATTGCTTTAGTGAAAGAACAAAAATACTGGTAGTAACAGAGGGTATATTAACGCGTAAGTTACAGGCTGATCCTGAACAGGAAAATACAGCCCTGATTATTTTTGATGAATTTCATGAACGAAGTTTGCATGCTGATTTGTCTTTAGCGCTAAGTTTGCAGAGTCAGCAGATATTGAATGAAGATTTAAAAATTCTGATTATGTCCGCAACCCTTAATACGACGGCTATATCAATCTTGCTTGATAATGCGCCGATCATACAGAGCGAAGGCCGTAGTTATCCGGTTGATATAAAATACCTCGACAAACCTTTAAGTACAGCAGGTAATGCATACACAAGAAATCAGAAATTAATTTTACAACTAATTAAAACCATTAAACAGGTTATTTTTGAGCAACGCGGAAGTTGTCTGGTTTTTCTGCCAGGTGTAAAAGAAATTAATCAGCTAACAAGGCAAATTAAACAGTTTATTCAGGAAGAAAAAATCGATAATATTATTGTTGCACCTTTGCACGGGAGTTTAAGCAAACAACAGCAGGATCAGGCTATTTCAGTTCCGAAAAACGGCTTTAGAAAAATCGTGTTAGCAACGAATATTGCAGAGACCAGCTTAACTATAGAGGGTATTAACTGCGTAGTAGATTCAGGTTTGCAACGTATACTCGAATACATTCCTTCATCGGCTATGAATGGTTTGAAAACACATTTTATTTCAGAAGATTCGGCTACCCAAAGATGCGGTCGAGCTGGTCGTTTGTCTGAAGGAGTCTGTTACCGAATCTGGACACTGCAACAACAGAAAAGATTACTTAAACACTCACAGGCTGAAGTGCTTCACAGTGATTTGTCCTCACTTGTATTAGAGCTGGCAAACTGGGGTGTTAAAGAGGTGGGTGAACTAGAATGGCTGGATGTTCCACCTGTAAGTGCAATTGAGCCGGCTAAAGAATTATTGCATCTACTTAAGGCAATTGACAGTCAGGGACAGATAACTGCTCACGGAAGTGATATGTTAAAACTGGGAACGCATCCGCGATTAGCGCATATGATGTTATCTTCTGTTGATTTATTACAGGTTTATCATGCCTGTTTGATTGCAGGTTTACTGACGGAAAAAGACTTATTTAAAACCGGTACGGATAAAAGTATTGATATTCATGACAGGATTAATGTTCTTAAACAGATTAAGTCCTCAAGCGAATTCCATCATGATGTTGATAAACAACAATGTAAACGAATTATACAAACGGCAGATGATTTTTTTAGTCGCCTTAAACGTATTACGAATATACAGGGTAGGGGTGAAGTTGATATTAATCTAAGCGGGGTTCTTCTGGCTTATGCTTATCCCGATAGAATAGCGAAACAACGCAGACCTGATGAAGCACATTATTTACTTAGTAATGGAAAGGGTGCAGTAATTCCTGAATATTTGCAGCATCATCTCTATCAGTTTCTGGTTATTCCAAATCTGGATGCAATGTCGGGAAGAGAGAAACAGGGTGAAGCTAATATATATCTGGCTGCTGAAATATCAGAGCAACAGTTAGATGAGTATTTTACAGATCTTATTGAATATAAAGATACGGTTCAATGGAGTGATACAAATCAACGTGTAGAAACAAAACAATCTCAGTTTCTGGGTAAGTTAATTATTCAGGAAAAACAGATAGTATCTGAAGATAAACAGTCTATATTATTGTGTCTGTTAAATGCGGTTAAGGTTGCCGGGCTTGATTCCTTAAACTGGTCGTCACAGGCTAGTAATCTGAAGCAACGTATTCAGTTTATTAAACAGTTTGTTAAAAATGATACTGATTTAAGAGAGCAACACGATATTAATATGTTGCCTGACTTTTCGGACGAAAAATTAATTAATGAATTGAATATATGGCTGTTACCGCATTTAACAAATGAAAATAGTTTTAAACAGATTAAGAAACTTAATTTATATGAAATTCTACAAAGCCAGCTAAACTGGGATCAACAACAGCTTGTTAATAAACTGGCACCGGAAAAAATCAAAGTACCTAGTGGGTCTAATGTTGCAATTGATTATAGTGATTTGAATCAGCCTGTACTTGCCGTTCGATTACAGGAGGTGTTTGGTTTATATGAAACACCTTTGTTATTACAAGGTCGCTGCAAGTTAATGATGCATTTATTGTCACCTGCTCGTAGACCCATGCAGGTAACGCAGGATTTGAAAAGCTTCTGGCAGACAACGTATCACGATGTAAAAAAAGAGTTAAGGGGCAAGTATAAAAGACATTACTGGCCAGATGACCCGTTTACTGCGCAGGCGACTAACAAAACCAAAAAGAATATGAATAAATAA